In Lates calcarifer isolate ASB-BC8 linkage group LG21, TLL_Latcal_v3, whole genome shotgun sequence, the sequence gacttgttttttttttcttccagtgccATACTGAACAATAACAGCCctactttctttctctgtctcttagTGCTGCATTCATATAATAATAAGCTTGTAAACCTTTTATGAGAATGCAGAggtagacagagagagcaggctATCGGTCAaactgtgtctgcatgtgtgtatgtgtgtgtgtgtgtgtgtgtgtgtgtgtgtgtgtgtgtgtgtgtgtgtgtgtggcctatCTCCTCCCTTTTGTCCCCTAAATTCCCTCGAGGTCCcacactttttttccttccattaTACGTCTCTTTCCACCCTGTCTCTactcctactctctctctctctctctctctctctctctctcaaatgctcaaatgttaaatgtcagtgcacatgcacataccgAAAATACCCGAGCAGTCCGAGCATTTatcctcctctcactccctccTTTATCTTTCTGGCTTTTTAGCGCTACGTAATTCAGCCCTTCCATTCACTGCTGTGCCTTTGCCCTCCTCTCATTTAGCCTCCTTTTCATGCCATTCTTTGGATTCATCGCTACACATTTTGCCACCTCCCCTCccagctcttcctccttccACTCTTGCCCCCTTACCCCATCCATCATTTCGCTGCTTGAGTCTGAGTCAGACCGACTCTGACTCACAAACCAAAGCATTCCGCCCCCTCCTCATCCTTCACATCCCCTCGCTCCTGGGCCCCTGCCATACCTACGTCCAAATAGGAACTGAGACATCAGGAAAAATTCTCCTTTTGAAACCATCAGTCTGAGCTTATAAATCACAGGAGTGTCTAGTAATCTCTGTCCTTCCTGGTCGTACATCTACTGAGGGCAGAGGTGCAGCTGCCAGAGAGACAGCGTAACCATAATGGTCAAAACACATGAGCTGACAGGTGGAGGCCCCTGAAGGGACTCCATGTTTTCATCCACTGTCTGCAGTAGCTAATGGATTCCAAACTTTTAAACAGCAAACTCAATTTCTGAACAGATAAGGACTTTCTGAATGATGGCTGGCAGGGTTTCCACACATGTGGCCCTGATGTAAAATGACCTAACATGTACAACTTTCTAATGGAGTCAGCATTCTGGTTTCTTCCTCTGTATAGGGCAAGATTTCTCTTTTGCTCATCTGCTTGTGAGGTGAGTTTCACACTATTCTCTCACTTCCCAGCAGGAGTTATTTTAAGCCCTTGCCCTCTCACTGCCTGGAAAACATCTCCCAGAATTCCATAGTGTTCTGTGGAACCATGACTGGTGGCAGTCCTGGTTTGGATGAGGTCTCAGCAAGTTTAAGCATTTTTGCAGAACAAGGGTTTTTACTGCACCTGATCTCCAAACACAACCCTTCCTGATGGTCATGGAAAACTTCTGTCCGCAACAAAACATTTACCTGCAGTCACTGATCCAACATCAGCAGAATTTTGGTTGGAAGTATCAAAACCCTCAGCCCTGGTTGAACCAATAAAACtaatcttttgtttgttttctttgatcaCCTTGTTTTAAAGGCCTTTTTTTATGAGGGAAATTAATTCCTTCATGTTGTCCAGATGTTGGAGGCACTTGCAGCTGTGGTTGCACTCTCCACCCCAGAGCAAATTGATTTAATGAGTCAGAAGCAGAGGGCTGACTGAGCTAATTGCCCATTACGACGTTTTCCTCGCACTCAAGTTGACAAACAACAGTCAGAtcggaaaaaaaaaagctgccgCCGATTAAACCTTACCTGTCAGTGTACTGGCAGTTACTGGCCCCAGAGCAGATAAAATGACGGTGAGGATCAATAGAAACCATCCAGACCCACTCATGGTTTTTCTTGAAATGAGATCACCTCTGAGAATGAGCTTCATTAGAGGAACAGTCAAGTTAGAGACATCACCAGACTCCATCACCGCATCTCGAAAAGATCCAAAGTTGTGCgctagaagaaaaaaaaagttttgcttGGGCTCAAATGTGATTATTCGCAAATAGGACCAAAACAACCCGAATCCGATCGTTTCAGTTCCCTTTTCGAGGAGACAgacggtaaaaaaaaaaaaatctccgCGTTGCTCAAAAGTCTTGTTGCTTTTCCCccttatgttgttgttttggttgaTCCCAGTGCGATCCACCAAAACTTTTTAGTTTCCCAAAAACcgcacagcaaaaaaaaaaaaaaaaaaaaagaaagaaagaaaaaaagcgCTGCTCTACACTTATTTGCCGGCTGATCAACTTGTCCAAAGCTGAGTCTATTTCTAGAAACCGAGGGAGTATTTTTAAACCCGTGTTTCCTGCAGTCTGTCGTTCAAATTCTCTCTCCTGACCCACCGGTTCCCTCAGACTCACTCAGACATTCCCCTGcccctttttcttctccctctctccccccttcaAACAGGATTCAAATTCCTCAACTCAAGTTCTttccacccacctcctcctccttctcctcctcctcctcctcctcctgagtctccctccttttctcagAGGATGTGAGAAACCCTGCGGCATGCTGATTGTCTTCGCACAATACTCTATTCGCTTTTTAATTACACACGGATCCCCAAAAGTTGTAAATAGCCCAGTAAATCACCCGTTTCCCGCTTGAAACAAAGTAACATTATGTTCAGGCGGAGTATGAATTAGTCCATTtgcttaaaaataaatgagacagagttgagtaaaaaaaaaaaaaaaaaaacctttcatCATTGTATTAAGAAAGCAAAGCAGTAATTTACTTTGCTTGACACGTGAGTTAATTCTCACATTAATGTGAGTGTTACCTGCTCTCCATGTCTacaacaactgctgcttttATATTTGATGCTGTCTGTCTACTGTTTCAAGTAAGCAagcatttattttctgaaatgtttcaccttttattttgtcctgtttACAATGACCAGGCAGCCAACATACCCTGTTAATGGAGGCTGGGATAAACCCAAAACATATTAGAGTTAAGTAATAGTAATGAATATTCAGACTATTCTGTTTATATCTATCGCTGCTCCACATAACCAGGATTATGTCATCAGACTGTCTGGGGGAATTTATTTGAACTTAGCATTTcaaccaaaacacactgaagcatCACCAGCTGCAGTCTAAATAAATGCTGTGCTGTCTCTGATTCCCATCAGACGCAGGGGAGCTTCAGAGCGGGGcttgttgtgttgttgcagaCTGTACTGTCtgaggtgatgtgtgtgtttggacagaGGTGATGCTGGCGCTCTCTGCCTGGGAGAGGGCCCTGCAGAGTTCACATACCATTCATGAATAATTGATTTGCTGCATATATCTCTCCCCCCTTCCTTTTCCCATGAAAACGATGGGAGGTTACTGGGACTCAGGTTTGCGAAGACCTGGGTCCCACTGGCCCTTTAAGAGTGGCTCTGTGGACAGTGTTGTGTTCCCAGGGTCTTtaatggagacagagagggactgAGAAAGACCCCATTGTATATGCTCTCTTTTCAGTAGGAGCTTGAGCAATGGTgctctcactgctctcagatagaagcacagagagagagaggcagggagggaggggaagagggtCACCGAGGGGGTCCTGTACAAGAAAGAGGGGTGTTCtactcaaaaacacaaagtttttgGGGCCGGACAGTCCTGGAGGGAGCGAATGTTTGGGTTTCGAGGGGGATGGGCATCAGCTGCAGGACTCCGTGTTTAGGTTTAAGCCACACCAAAATCCTGCAAACCTGATTCACCAAACACCAAGACGTAAAAGATGTAGGGATTTTTAGATGAAGCTAAAAGTGGATTAACTGAGCTGAAAGCGCATGCCTCCAGTTACAGAGCCGCTTGTACCAGCAAAACAAGTTATATAGACAACGGTTATTATGTTTTCTCACAAAGGCAGACTCCACTACTGAGCAAAACAACCTGTTAGTTTCAAAGGAGAGTGCCTATTGGCTGCAAGACATGGGAAACACCTTCCCACTTCTCTCCCAGCTACAGGGCCATGCGGGGATGCTAACAATGAGCTTGCCacccccctcttcttcttcatcttctctctaCAGTCTGgatgagacaaagacaaaacttcTTCCCCCAACCTGTTGATACATCACAAGGACTACAATGACACTTGACTGCCTTCAAGTTTGTAGAGGCTCTTGTGCCCCCTGCTGGTAACAAATGCAAAGTCCTCATACTGCACACGCGACCAGATACTCCTGGTTGAAATTACAGTAATttacagacatacagtaaatgtgggGTGTGATGTGAGGTTACTATATTAAAACATCTTAACTTGTACTTAGTGTATAAGACGTAGGAAAAGCATGTAAATATGTTTATGGGCACCAATATGGGAACCTAACAGGCATGAAACAACACCCTCTGCAACAAGTTACATACAGCGTACACACAGATCCAGCCACAAACATACCATTTACTCAGTGCATAACACCCAATGCAGTAAGAAGAACCACAGTATTATTCAGTACGctacataaaacacacatgattttataatgataatagtaaGATCTGCTCTGTGAACCACCCGCTCTGTGTTTTCCTTGGAGAGAAGgatcagaaacagaaaggggaaataaattatttatttgttcatttgacaacatgttttgtattttcaacatTAAATCTAAAGACCCCCTGTGATAAAAGGCCTGTCCCGGTGATCACACAGAGAATCAACAGTCCACTCTGCCAAATGAGCCAGAGTAAATTTGGGTCTGTTGAGGACACTGGAGTGGGATGAGCCCAACCCTAACCCAGTCTGAGTCTGACACTTTTTGAACATctgctttcttttatttgtgtattgaggtctgaaaaacacacatgatgGCACAAATCTGtcagatggaaaaataatatCACTCTGTTTATGATTTGTCAtaaactgtaaacacagcaggTTATCAGTGGGAATTAAGTCGCACAAAACCAGGAATACGCTTCAAACAAAAGTTTTGGCAGGGTGGTGGTGTCATGCGCTACATTTCACATAGTTTCTCTTTGACAATATTGTGAGGAGAAATTTGgtgcatgtttgttgttttgtgtgagtgcatatgtgtgtgtatgttttttgtatGAAACCTTCATGGGATCTTACAGACTTTGCTGTAAATTTTTCAGCTATCAGAATGAATGTGGATGATATGAAGGTGCTGAATGCTGAATGTGAgactagaaaagaaaaactgcactCAGACTCCCATAAGAGCATTAGAGTTTCTGGTGCCAAGATTGTACTCTAATGcagaaaatgggtttttaaattgattaaatCAGTTACATTTACTTAGGAAATGTTTCAGAGTCACAGACCCTCAGATATGCACATAACAGGTTGGGGAAAGTTTCCTGTTTAATGAGATTTTGTCTCATTTGACTGAGGGGAGATAATGTAGCAGTATGGCTCATTTCTATCAAAGTGTAACTGCTCTGAAATGTTCcttgttttattaaaatttttCCATTCAGCCTCTCCCTACCCTTCTGATATTGGTCTCTGACTACAGTTGGTGGACCACTatcttagtgtagtgtagtCCCAGATTTGAACCCTCATGCTGGCAAGTCTCAGGTCACCTGAAGTGTTTTTTAACCAGGTACTGAAGTATTTCTAGCTGGAGGTGGGATCCTGTAGGTTAGTGTGACCTCTTTCCAGCTGCCACTGTCTTACAAGCCATTTAtctgtatactgtacatgggACCTGTTTGATTGTCTCTCTTAGATCCCTCCTGTTACATAATGATATTCTAACTATGATGAGAGAGCACAGGCAGAGACAATGAGTGATGTTTAATCCTGCCTGGCTATATGACATTGAAAAACAGTTAATATCTTGGAGGTTGTTGCTTGGAGGCAAGGGCAACATATCCCAGATCTGGGCATATCCCAGGTCTGGGCAGATTAAAATCTTGGTTGGGCCTATCCACAGCACTGCAACACCAGGGTTCCAGCTGTGCAAGAATAATAATCCCTCTGTTTTAATCTGCCTGAGCAGGAGGTGATCCAAGCCCCGGTTCGGAGGCCATCCAAGGGCACAGAGATACACTGAGAAACAGGTTTGATGACAGTTTAATGATAAGCTATTATGAATCGCCCATATGTTGTGTGCAGGACTGCAAATAGAGGCTTAAAGCTGAaatctgtgcctgtgtgttccTGAGAGAGGAGCAGTATGGGAAAGTCCAACATGACATCTGGTGATCGCCATGATGAAAATCATAGGATCTATCTGGTGGGATTTATTCATGGCTGTTATGATTATTCGGGCCTCTTGCACTCATatgatgtttgtgtgcacataaGCAGGGATGGCTCCAATTCCACTCCCAACAGCGTGGGTTTAAGGAAGGAAGGCCTAAATAGTGGGgattattctctctctctctctctctctctctctctctctctctctcttaccctATTTATCAGCATCGGACGCTCTGCCTCTTATTTCAGACCCCGTAGCTGTGATGACCACAGGCATGAGCACGGCAGGCGTTCATCGAGGCTTCCTCAGGAAATATGGTAGGCTTGCTTTGATTCCTTCATCAGTGTGCAGGTCTCTGCTGTCATGTACAGAAAAGGCCTGATGTGTATCTACCTGTGTTGTTTGGTTCATGTTTGTGCTCATTCTATAAATAGAAGCCAAGGTCATAGTTTATGCTGCATTAAATGTAGGTTGCTTGAAGTTACTGATGCACAGTTCTTTTAAATGCTCTTCCTATCCACCTATTTGACTGCAGTTTACTTGACATCTATGCTATTAGCTATGCATGcggtgttgtttgtgttgtgctttcTGTTGACAATGACAATCTGAGTTGGGggttaatattattatttagtcCATGTGGAGAGTTTTGACCGTCCAAACTGTTCAGAGAAGCAAATATCTTCTGGAAATCTGCTCTTACAACAGTACTGACAATCAGCATTAAAGGAAattattatacattttcaaatcCTCTATCCTTTAGTTGACAAACAAGGACACTTTTACAGACTaaattttgactttttgcaCAATGTGATGAGCTTTTATTTGTGATATTTCCCCCCCCAAAGGTGCAATAAATTCTTGGTTTTTGTTCTTCTAAGAACAGCAGAGCTCAGCTCATAGGACTATTAACTtcacagtgacagcagatgAATACTGTCTCACTCCAACTCTAAGATGAGTGACATCAGCCTGAGAGCCACTCTATGTGATATAATTGCAGccagatgtgtttttatagaATGATGAGATGTTGATTTTCAAAGCCAGGACATGATTCAAAACTTGCCTCATGTCTTTGTGCTTACGTTACATCTGTTTTATATCTCCTTCGATTTTATTTGCCAGTGGCTCAGGAGACTATAACAGAGGATACTGTTAACTAGCAATGTcagcagcacttttttttttttttttactttctctcttgACTGTGTGGACTAAAAAAATACCTGTACAGTAATGCTTTATAGTGTCAAATCTACGATGTCATGGGCACATCGGTGTATGCCAGAAACAGGCCGTCCATCTAAACACCTAtacttctctctcactcactctctctcattctgtctctctttccctccctcccctccccccttttGCAAAATCCACCTGTTCACCTTTAATCCTCTGTATGGAGAAATAGAGCAAGTCTTCCCCATCCATCAACATGTGCTCTCCatctattatcattattacacAATGGATGTCTGTCTGGGACATTTACAGTCTAGAGCCATCCTCTGTGTCCTGTCCTGAAAACTGACAGTATGTCCCCAAAACAGaatcttttccttttgtttttacaagTTAAAGGTTCGCTTTAAGAGGTACACATATTTTGCTAAACCCTGAAGGTAATGAGTAAAGTGGACTAACAGTATTCACAAGGATAGAGAAAGCTACGGGTTATGATTATTTACAGCTTTGACACCTTTACACTGCTGAACACTGTTGCCTTACTGTCTATGTGTAGTTTATATTTCTCCAGTTATTTTAGAATTCAGGCCATTAGCAGTCGCTTTTTCCCCTCTTTGCTTGTCCTTGTTGTTTGCTTTATTATCTTTTATACAAGTTTATAAAAGCCCtcactttaaatttaaattatgcCCTGTTCTGACAATAACATTTAAGGCAACATTATGTTTTAAACAGAATTTCCTCTTGTGTAGTTCAATAACATTTAGTATAACTAAGTTACAAATCTGCAAAATGTATCAGTTAATTGTTGTTGACAGTATTCTATCACAATGTttatccatatatatatatgatttggACATGACACTGAGCACAGTCCTAGGCACTGCCTCAAAAAACTTTGTCACCACACAAACATCTAAAGGAGGAGGGAGTATTTAAACATTTCAGGTCTTCTGGTTTTCTGGTCACTCAGTGTAATAATTAATGGAAAACTAAAGAGAGGAATTAAACATTAATAGAACAGAAAGGGTGACAAGGTTCATGTTTACTGTGATTGGCAGTCTAGCCCGAAAATATCTTACATGtggctgttgtttttcatgcttaATAAAACTGAATGGCTACGAGTTCAGTCACAAACTATGATGACAGGAGGCAGGTACCTGTAAAACTAGCAGTCATTTCACAGATAAGTAATACTGAATAAAAACCCTCCTACTGCTCATATTCTCTCAGTTTGATATTCTCCACACCATTTTTATGTTGTGCTGCTTTTACCATTAATCATTACAGACACATCATTTGACTGCAtcaataagaagaaaaaaaaaaaaagaaaagaaatggtcCACATTCACCTCCTGCCAACCAacatgtctttctctgttccTTGTTTGGCTGCAGGGGGCTTCATGTTCAAACAGTGGAAAGAGAAATACCTTGTGCTGACCATGGAGGGAAGCCTGCTGGTGTGCCGTGATGCAGAGTCCCCTCCAGATCAGGTGGTGACCCTACAAAGCAACTGTGAGGCCATTGTGGAGGGGCGAGAAATCCTTGACCTACCCAAGTTGTCTCCAGGGGGCAGGAGGGACTGCTGCTTTGCCCTCATCCTGCCACAGAACAAGTTCCTGCTGCTACTTACAGACAACCCAGATGACTGCAAGTGGGTTTCTCTCttctttcgctctctctctcacacacactcacacacacatcctggaTTTCAAACGTCCTTTGCCCCACTCATTATCAGATGCTAACTGCACATGGTGAATTTAGGTCTCCTTTGTCCAACGTACTAACAGACATGTTTACAACAGATGGTTATCAGACAGGAACAGTGTACTTTACTGTCTTTAGTGTTGGTAAAGGGACCTACAAGTCTGTATCTGACTCAGCTATAACACCTTGTCATGTTTACCTTTGACAGTCTTTGGCTGAAGTTGATCAGGAAAGTGAGAGAGGTGAGTCAGCAGTCTTGACTTCGCTGTTGCACCATTCAACCCTGTTTTCATGTCTTATATCATTGTGTAAACTATGAATATATTGCTGCAAGTTTACCTCTGTGATGTAATAAACTTGTGTTTGTCTCATTGTCTAGGGTGTTATGTCACCCCTGACCCTTCAGAGACAGCGCAGCATCACTCCCTGCATCACAGACAGAGACCCCCTACCCGACTCCTCCAGCGATAAAGACCCCGGGTCACCCAGGGTCGGTGAGGGCACTCCTCCTTTGTCTCGAGTCACTGAGCGCGGAGGCTCCTTCAGAGACAGAGGCCAAAACCAAGGTTTGCAACTCATTAGGGATATAGCATGGTGGCTGTCACTCAATGGTCTCAATGCGTTGTACTTTTAGAGAACAGAAAagcaaattaagaaaacattCTCACCACTTCAGTAACAATTACAGAAGGTTGCATTTAGCAAAACAAGCTCCATATAAATAAGAAATATGCAAATTAAGAAACACATTTACCAATATAACAATGCATTTGTggcataaacaaacacaaagaaacatatTTACCAATGAACAGTAAAAGGTTACTACTTAGAAGTATGTATGGTTACAGCATATTTGTTTCCATTTAATGAATTTAGGTCTGATCTTCACTTGCCTCTGCTTCTGGTTTGGCAGACCAACTGCTGTGATAAATATCTGAGAGGAAAATTCCTGTCATTCTTCACCAGccactattttttttatttttgctctctgTTGCTTTGAGTCTTGGCAAGGCCCAAACAATGGGCAAAAGAAAACTGTGCAGAAAACCATGGAGTGGAGGGGGTTAATAGCAATTTGAgtttaaaacaaatgaactCACAACCTATAGATAACTGGTGCATTAGTGGCTGATGACCTCCCAAATACATATGGCCAACACTGATGATAATACTGTGTCCAGTCCCATCTTATAACAGATAGTTTGCTGTTACTTGATCCTACACACATCCAGGAATCCCAGGAGACTTTGGGATCAAGTGACAGCAATATGACTCGTCATGTTTATTCTGTATTGTTGCatattgtttatgttgtttttcacttttcaccCTTGCAGTCAGTGGACCCCGGCGGCCCCTACCTAGTGTTTCCGTGGCCCCCCCTCATCGCGTGTCAGATTGTCTTCGCCACGGCAACAGCAGCGATGCGCGGGCCGTGAGGGCCGTGTGCCTGCTGATGGGAGGGGCAGCGGCCTCCTCCGCTCTGGGCTACCTCAACTCCTgctccccttcctctcctctcgcCAGCAGAGCCCCAGAAATGGCTCATGGTGTGGGAGGCTTCTCTGAGCTTCCTGCAGGAGGCTCCTTCCACGCCTGCAGCCAGGACGTGGACTCCCCACACTTCAACAGCTTCGACTTTGAAGGGGACTCCGACTTTGATGCATTTGACTGCGGAGGATTTGCATTTTAGTTGTGACAAGAAAGAGAGCAGAATTGTTTGAAAGTTCTCAGCAAAATCCCTGTGTTGGTGTTCCTTTATAACATAAAGGCAttgttattaattaatttgcTCATTGGGTTATCTATACGTCTAATTTATAAATTAATGAAGGCGTTCTTCCTGGCTTTATGCCCATGCTCCTCAGGTAAATCATTCATGATCTTGACTCCTCTGAacactctgtctgtgttgtaTCACTCTTTCCATGCCACAGGATGGCTTGAGGCTAACTTGATGAGCAGTATAATGATTCCGCACAGCCA encodes:
- the si:ch1073-83n3.2 gene encoding uncharacterized protein si:ch1073-83n3.2 isoform X2, with amino-acid sequence MTTGMSTAGVHRGFLRKYGGFMFKQWKEKYLVLTMEGSLLVCRDAESPPDQVVTLQSNCEAIVEGREILDLPKLSPGGRRDCCFALILPQNKFLLLLTDNPDDCNLWLKLIRKVREGVMSPLTLQRQRSITPCITDRDPLPDSSSDKDPGSPRVGEGTPPLSRVTERGGSFRDRGQNQVSGPRRPLPSVSVAPPHRVSDCLRHGNSSDARAVRAVCLLMGGAAASSALGYLNSCSPSSPLASRAPEMAHGVGGFSELPAGGSFHACSQDVDSPHFNSFDFEGDSDFDAFDCGGFAF
- the si:ch1073-83n3.2 gene encoding uncharacterized protein si:ch1073-83n3.2 isoform X1, whose amino-acid sequence is MVHIHLLPTNMSFSVPCLAAGGFMFKQWKEKYLVLTMEGSLLVCRDAESPPDQVVTLQSNCEAIVEGREILDLPKLSPGGRRDCCFALILPQNKFLLLLTDNPDDCNLWLKLIRKVREGVMSPLTLQRQRSITPCITDRDPLPDSSSDKDPGSPRVGEGTPPLSRVTERGGSFRDRGQNQVSGPRRPLPSVSVAPPHRVSDCLRHGNSSDARAVRAVCLLMGGAAASSALGYLNSCSPSSPLASRAPEMAHGVGGFSELPAGGSFHACSQDVDSPHFNSFDFEGDSDFDAFDCGGFAF
- the si:ch1073-83n3.2 gene encoding uncharacterized protein si:ch1073-83n3.2 isoform X3; the protein is MFKQWKEKYLVLTMEGSLLVCRDAESPPDQVVTLQSNCEAIVEGREILDLPKLSPGGRRDCCFALILPQNKFLLLLTDNPDDCNLWLKLIRKVREGVMSPLTLQRQRSITPCITDRDPLPDSSSDKDPGSPRVGEGTPPLSRVTERGGSFRDRGQNQVSGPRRPLPSVSVAPPHRVSDCLRHGNSSDARAVRAVCLLMGGAAASSALGYLNSCSPSSPLASRAPEMAHGVGGFSELPAGGSFHACSQDVDSPHFNSFDFEGDSDFDAFDCGGFAF